The stretch of DNA GCTGCAGGCCTTCGCGGAGGCGCTGCCCGCGCCGGTGCTGACCACGTACAAGGCCAAGGGCGCCATTCCCGACCCGCATCCGCTGGCCCTCGGCATCTTCACGGGCGGCGCGCTCGAGGAGCCGCTCGTGAAGCGGGCGGACCTGATCATCGCTTTCGGCCTCGACACCGTCGAGCTGATTCCCCGGCGCTGGTCGTACTCGGCGCCGGTGCTGAGCCTGACTCGCGGTGCCGCCGCCGAGCCGCGGCTCCGCGCGCCGGGCGGAGGCGCGTACTTCACCCCGGCGCTCGAGGTGGTGGGCGACCTGGCCGCGATCCTGGAGGACCTGGCGCCGCGACTCATTCCGCAGGGGACCGAATCCGACTGGGACGTGGCCGCGGTGGACCGGATCCGACGCGAGCGCCTGACCGCGCTCGAGGTGCCGGTGGACGGGCTGGCCCCGCATCGGGTCGCACAGGTGACGCGCGAGCTGACCGCCGCCGGCAGCATCGCCAGCGTGGACGCGGGCGCGCACATGTTCCCGGCGACCGCGTACTGGCACGCTCTGGAGCCGGGCGAGCTGCTGATCTCGAACGGGCTCGCCACCATGGGCTTCGCGTTGCCCGCGGCCATCGCGGCGCAGCTCGTCCACCCGGACCGGCGCGTGGTGTGCTTCACCGGCGACGGCGGCCTCATGATGGTGGCGGCGGAGCTGGAGACGGTGGCGCGGCTGCGCCTGCCGATCCTCATCGTGGTGTTCAACGACCTGGCGCTGTCGCTGATCGAGGTCAAGCAGGAGCAGAAGGGCTTCGAGGGCGTCTCGCTGCGCTACGCGGGCCCGGACCTCCCGGCGCTGGCCCGGGCCTTCGGCCTGCGCGCCTTCACGGCCACCGACGAGGCGAGCCTGCGCCAGGCCCTGATCGGGGCGCAGACCGGGCATGGCCCCGCGCTCATCGACGCGCGCATCGATCCCTCGGGGTATCGCCGCATGCTGGAAATCGTCCGGGGCGCCCCGAAGTAAGTCGGTATACTCCAGGCATGGCATTCCTCTCGGCGAAGGACGAGGCGGCGGTCAAGCAGGAGTTCGAGCGCATCGGCGGGCCGGTCAAGCTGACCGTGTTCGCCTCGGAGCTGGGGGGCGAGCACAACGGCCAGACGGTGGCCCTCATTCGCGAGGTCGCGGCGCTCTCCGACCAGCTGTCGGTGACCGTGCTCAATCCGCACATCGAGCGCGACCAGGCGGCCGCCTACCGCATCACCGAGTCTCCGGCGGTGGTGGTCGAGGGGGCCCAGGACTACGGCATCCGCTTCCTGGGCATGCCGGCCGGCTACGAGTTCTCCAACCTGATCGACTCCATCATCGCGGTGTCCACCGGGGACGCCGGGCTGAGCGACGCCACCAAGGCCGCGCTCGCGGGGCTCACCGAGGACGTCACGATCAAGGTCTTCGCGACGCCCACCTGACCGCACTGCCCCCGGGCCGTGCGCCTGGCGCACCACATGGCGATCGCGTCTCCGAAGGTTCGGGCCGAGTGCATCGAGGCCAACGAGTTCCCGGAGCTGTCGCAGCGCTACCAGGTGATGGCGGTGCCCAAGATCGTCATCAACGACAAGGTCGGCTTCGA from Candidatus Methylomirabilota bacterium encodes:
- a CDS encoding thiamine pyrophosphate-binding protein, which codes for MPTVAALLVDGLVRAQVPRIFGVPGGGSNLEVLEAARARGLPFVLCHQEWAACIMAAVTGDLTGRPGAVLSTLGPGVTASATGLAHALLDRSPLIYISDRHPAGVLEFASHQYLDHSSHVGPITKGTLTVSADSAAHWIAHAVQLALAEPRGPVHLDLPADVAGQHAVPLATSVTRAPLPAPEEAQVEQAAGMIRAAKRPLVIAGLGCRPADAKWLQAFAEALPAPVLTTYKAKGAIPDPHPLALGIFTGGALEEPLVKRADLIIAFGLDTVELIPRRWSYSAPVLSLTRGAAAEPRLRAPGGGAYFTPALEVVGDLAAILEDLAPRLIPQGTESDWDVAAVDRIRRERLTALEVPVDGLAPHRVAQVTRELTAAGSIASVDAGAHMFPATAYWHALEPGELLISNGLATMGFALPAAIAAQLVHPDRRVVCFTGDGGLMMVAAELETVARLRLPILIVVFNDLALSLIEVKQEQKGFEGVSLRYAGPDLPALARAFGLRAFTATDEASLRQALIGAQTGHGPALIDARIDPSGYRRMLEIVRGAPK
- a CDS encoding thioredoxin family protein, with product MAIASPKVRAECIEANEFPELSQRYQVMAVPKIVINDKVGFEGAIPERDFLGAVLQAVGDEKAES